The Sphaerospermopsis torques-reginae ITEP-024 genome has a window encoding:
- a CDS encoding nickel-dependent hydrogenase large subunit, translating into MPIQTLDIAPVGRVEGDLDVRVEIEDGYVTNAWTHAELFRGFEIILRGKDPQAGLIVTPRICGICGGSHLSSASWALDTAWGTEVPRNAILARNLGQIVETIQSIPRYFYGLFAIDLTNKNYRRSHFYDEACRRFAAFTGKSYEIGVTISAKPVEIYALLGGQWPHSSYMVPGGVMCAPTLTDITRAWGILEYFRTNWLEPIWLGCSLERYEEIQSYEDFQKWLNEDIKHRESDLGLYWRMGLDIGLDRYGVGVGKYVSWGYLPHEDRYNKPTIEGRNAAVIMKSGVYDGCKDTHRLMEQGFVRENLTHSWYNEGTQDWHPSDRTTAPTINNQKDFNGAYSWSSAVLHQDLGRLEAGPLARQLVAGGKHGESWQHYDPFILDVFKKMGGANVHLRQLARVHELVKLYRQAERCLKEFKLNEPWYIKPQEKDGKGWGATEAARGALCHWVDIEDGKIKQYQVIAPGTWNIGPRDGAGKRGPVEEALIGTPIADPTDPVEVGHVARSFDSCLVCTVHAHDAKTGKELARFRTA; encoded by the coding sequence ATGCCAATTCAAACATTAGATATTGCACCCGTTGGTAGAGTCGAAGGTGATTTAGATGTCCGTGTAGAAATCGAAGACGGATATGTTACAAATGCCTGGACTCATGCCGAACTTTTTCGCGGTTTTGAAATAATTTTACGCGGAAAAGACCCCCAAGCTGGTTTAATTGTCACCCCTAGAATTTGCGGAATTTGTGGCGGTTCTCATTTAAGTTCTGCTTCCTGGGCTTTGGATACAGCCTGGGGAACAGAAGTTCCCAGAAATGCAATTTTGGCGAGAAATTTAGGTCAAATTGTGGAAACAATCCAAAGTATTCCTCGATATTTTTATGGATTGTTTGCCATTGATTTAACCAATAAAAATTATCGCCGCAGTCATTTTTATGATGAAGCTTGTCGGCGCTTTGCTGCTTTCACAGGAAAATCCTATGAAATAGGTGTGACAATTTCTGCCAAACCTGTAGAAATCTACGCTTTATTAGGTGGACAATGGCCGCACAGCAGTTATATGGTTCCTGGTGGTGTGATGTGCGCCCCAACTCTAACCGATATTACCCGTGCTTGGGGGATTTTAGAATATTTCCGCACTAATTGGTTAGAACCGATTTGGTTAGGTTGTTCTTTAGAAAGATATGAAGAAATTCAATCTTATGAGGATTTTCAAAAGTGGTTAAATGAAGATATCAAACACCGAGAATCTGATTTAGGTTTATATTGGCGCATGGGTTTAGATATCGGGTTAGATCGCTATGGTGTAGGTGTGGGTAAATATGTCAGTTGGGGATATTTACCCCATGAGGATAGATATAATAAACCTACCATTGAAGGACGTAACGCTGCGGTAATTATGAAAAGCGGTGTTTACGATGGTTGTAAAGATACCCATAGATTGATGGAACAGGGTTTTGTGCGAGAAAATTTAACCCATTCTTGGTATAATGAAGGTACTCAAGATTGGCATCCGAGCGATCGCACCACAGCACCAACTATCAACAACCAAAAAGATTTTAATGGTGCATATTCTTGGTCTAGTGCAGTTTTACACCAAGACTTAGGACGTTTAGAAGCAGGACCCCTAGCACGTCAGTTAGTTGCAGGTGGAAAACATGGAGAGTCTTGGCAACATTATGACCCATTTATTCTAGATGTCTTCAAAAAAATGGGCGGTGCTAATGTTCACCTCAGACAACTAGCCAGGGTTCATGAATTAGTCAAATTATATCGTCAAGCGGAACGTTGTTTAAAGGAGTTCAAATTAAACGAACCCTGGTATATTAAACCCCAAGAAAAAGACGGTAAAGGATGGGGTGCAACGGAAGCAGCAAGAGGCGCTTTATGTCACTGGGTAGACATTGAAGATGGGAAAATTAAACAATACCAAGTTATCGCCCCCGGAACTTGGAATATTGGACCCCGTGACGGTGCTGGTAAACGCGGACCTGTGGAAGAAGCGTTAATAGGTACACCTATTGCAGATCCTACTGATCCTGTGGAAGTTGGCCATGTGGCGCGTTCTTTTGATTCATGTTTGGTGTGTACAGTTCACGCCCATGATGCTAAAACAGGTAAAGAATTAGCCCGTTTTCGGACGGCTTAA
- a CDS encoding FHA domain-containing protein produces the protein MNPIIIQWAITFQWEESGKLKNQQISKGQVINNNHNGDIIIGRDSQVCDLVINNNSVSAQHIMISFKEEQQKFFIKSLNPQNISNLNGQNIDSGKEFELLINSIIFLGKQRLQIIDIQIYQLPSTDYSGILPANTNSIPAPQNLNLNELSSSSNTSHTTKLNSHLNETRFSWKEPTIIVAIIGGIATIVSAFINLSDNIIDKKSGEIKVENATKYKEIELNKKKQQYTVKTDKETQDTEYLKVHQEQVIKQTDKPIEEVRQEKGDYPYRRLNLKNENCPNPVKVAFSFTGLDNISKTQGWFIVNRELKPIPLDAEKTSKNIYLYAKTKYNGTTVIWKPQITNLRKRLVSDSDFNYIDRPNNDKNKDNKKIVEFYEVQVDDSKEVTNRVFKCTAGKTLDLVNADEKS, from the coding sequence ATGAACCCAATTATTATACAATGGGCAATTACCTTCCAATGGGAAGAATCTGGCAAATTAAAGAATCAGCAAATTTCCAAAGGACAAGTAATAAATAATAACCATAATGGAGATATAATTATTGGACGCGACTCTCAGGTATGTGATCTAGTAATAAATAATAATAGTGTATCTGCTCAACATATTATGATTTCCTTTAAGGAAGAACAACAAAAGTTTTTTATCAAAAGTTTAAATCCTCAAAATATTTCTAATCTTAATGGACAGAATATTGATTCTGGTAAAGAGTTTGAATTGCTAATTAATAGTATAATTTTTTTAGGAAAGCAACGTTTACAAATTATTGATATTCAAATTTACCAACTACCATCAACAGATTATTCAGGAATATTACCTGCAAACACTAATTCAATTCCAGCCCCTCAAAATTTAAATTTGAACGAACTTAGCTCCAGTTCTAATACAAGTCATACCACTAAGCTTAATTCCCATTTAAATGAAACCCGATTTTCTTGGAAAGAACCTACAATCATTGTAGCAATTATAGGAGGAATAGCAACAATTGTCAGTGCATTTATTAATTTATCTGATAATATAATAGATAAAAAAAGTGGAGAAATTAAAGTAGAAAATGCTACTAAATACAAAGAGATAGAACTTAATAAAAAAAAACAACAGTATACAGTGAAAACTGATAAAGAAACGCAGGATACTGAATACTTAAAAGTACATCAGGAACAAGTTATAAAACAGACAGATAAACCGATTGAAGAAGTTAGACAAGAAAAAGGTGATTACCCTTACCGAAGATTGAATCTAAAAAATGAGAATTGTCCTAATCCTGTAAAAGTTGCCTTTAGCTTTACTGGTCTAGATAACATATCAAAAACTCAAGGCTGGTTTATTGTTAACCGAGAATTAAAACCTATACCTCTTGATGCTGAAAAAACATCTAAAAACATATATTTATATGCTAAAACTAAATATAATGGTACTACAGTTATATGGAAACCTCAAATAACAAACCTTAGAAAAAGGTTAGTTTCTGATAGTGATTTTAATTATATTGACAGACCAAATAACGATAAAAATAAAGATAACAAGAAAATAGTTGAATTTTACGAGGTTCAAGTCGATGACAGTAAAGAAGTAACAAACAGAGTTTTCAAATGCACTGCTGGAAAAACTCTAGATTTAGTAAATGCTGACGAGAAATCATAA
- a CDS encoding protein kinase domain-containing protein: protein MDADQLINQVLRQRYRILNSLGSGAFGDTYLCEDLDLPTHPKCVVKHLKPKNTHPEVLIVARRLFENEAATLYRLGKLSNQIPKLLAYFEENGEFYLVQEFIDGYDLSTEIIPGSPWSESQVIKLLQEILQVLKVVHQQNIIHRDIKPQNLMRRRKDGKIMLIDFGSVKEIKGLTTDAQGQVTSTIIIGSNGYMPNEQANSKPKLCSDIYAVGVIGIQALTGKLPRNFPEDPNSGEIIWRNEANVSNRLADILTKMVAYNFSKRYQTAAEVLEVLLALSPIRSGTLHKWTWLSNNRKILAGVGITVGICITLTITLVADSIQKKAANTVSTENFVQLPCSSQVSVPSLSTTPNATFKDGTKYYGSLDKNNLFVGKGTMIFTNGSRYDGEFKNGKRYGCGRFVYPVNISYYEYYIGQFVNDKFNGLGKIKWKDGSEYRGHFRDSKCDGKGIFQFPDGSFKSGVWQNGDLLDSNISCNR, encoded by the coding sequence ATGGATGCTGATCAACTTATAAATCAAGTTCTTCGTCAACGCTATAGAATCTTAAACAGTTTGGGAAGCGGCGCGTTTGGTGACACCTATCTATGTGAAGATTTAGATTTACCTACTCATCCCAAATGTGTGGTAAAACACCTGAAACCAAAAAATACCCACCCAGAAGTTTTAATAGTTGCTAGACGGCTATTTGAGAACGAAGCAGCAACCTTATACCGTTTAGGAAAACTTAGCAACCAAATACCTAAATTATTGGCGTACTTTGAGGAAAATGGCGAATTTTATCTAGTGCAAGAATTTATAGATGGCTATGATTTATCCACAGAAATAATTCCTGGTAGTCCTTGGAGTGAAAGTCAAGTTATTAAACTATTGCAGGAAATTCTACAAGTTTTAAAAGTTGTTCATCAACAGAATATTATTCACCGTGATATTAAGCCCCAAAACTTGATGCGTCGCCGTAAAGACGGAAAGATTATGCTAATTGATTTTGGGTCAGTCAAAGAAATTAAAGGTTTGACTACTGATGCTCAAGGACAAGTGACTTCCACTATAATTATTGGTTCTAACGGTTATATGCCAAATGAACAGGCTAATTCTAAGCCAAAATTATGTAGTGATATTTATGCAGTCGGAGTTATTGGTATTCAAGCTTTAACTGGTAAGTTGCCTCGGAATTTTCCAGAAGATCCTAACAGTGGAGAAATCATTTGGCGAAATGAGGCTAATGTAAGCAATAGACTAGCTGATATTTTAACCAAAATGGTGGCTTACAACTTTAGCAAGCGATACCAAACAGCAGCAGAAGTTTTAGAGGTATTGCTTGCTTTGTCTCCAATCAGATCAGGAACGTTACACAAATGGACATGGCTATCTAATAATAGAAAAATTTTAGCTGGAGTAGGCATTACAGTAGGAATATGTATAACTCTTACTATAACACTTGTAGCTGATTCTATTCAAAAAAAAGCGGCAAATACTGTGTCCACCGAAAATTTTGTTCAACTACCTTGCAGTTCTCAAGTATCTGTTCCCAGTTTATCAACTACCCCAAATGCTACTTTTAAAGATGGTACTAAATATTACGGTTCTTTGGATAAAAATAATCTATTTGTTGGCAAGGGAACAATGATATTCACTAACGGTAGTAGATATGATGGTGAGTTCAAAAATGGTAAGCGTTATGGTTGTGGAAGGTTTGTATATCCTGTTAATATCAGTTATTATGAATATTACATTGGTCAATTTGTAAATGATAAATTTAATGGTTTAGGAAAAATTAAGTGGAAAGATGGTAGTGAATATAGAGGCCATTTCCGAGATAGCAAATGTGATGGTAAAGGAATATTTCAGTTCCCTGATGGATCTTTCAAGAGTGGAGTTTGGCAAAATGGAGATTTGTTAGACAGTAATATATCCTGCAATCGCTAG
- a CDS encoding L,D-transpeptidase, with translation MMNNSADNRIIFKFTLTVILLFFGLQSIANAQTEVNQQESNNINNTQPNSTLSINYPQAQPDLSRKSVRRKQLLIRSVSPVPLSIPDTTEENIHLLLVLKERRLYVYRGDILQASYPVAIGKPEWETPVGKFKVLNMIENPAWENPFVENKQIISPGSLNPLGERWIGFWSDGKDEIGFHGTYQRDSIGKAVSHGCVRLYNEDVLKLYEIVKVGTPVIVVP, from the coding sequence ATGATGAATAATAGTGCTGATAATCGTATTATTTTCAAGTTCACTTTGACTGTGATATTACTATTTTTTGGGCTGCAATCAATTGCTAATGCTCAAACAGAAGTTAATCAGCAGGAAAGCAACAATATCAATAATACTCAGCCAAATTCTACTCTAAGTATAAATTATCCCCAGGCGCAACCAGACCTTTCCAGAAAATCTGTGCGTAGAAAGCAGTTACTAATTAGGTCAGTGTCTCCTGTTCCGCTCAGTATTCCTGATACTACGGAAGAAAATATTCATTTACTGCTCGTTCTGAAAGAACGAAGACTTTACGTATATCGTGGAGATATTCTACAAGCGAGTTACCCGGTGGCAATTGGTAAACCCGAGTGGGAAACACCTGTAGGCAAATTTAAAGTGCTGAATATGATTGAAAATCCAGCTTGGGAAAACCCTTTTGTTGAAAATAAACAGATTATTTCTCCAGGTTCGCTGAATCCTCTAGGAGAACGTTGGATTGGGTTTTGGAGTGATGGAAAAGACGAAATTGGATTTCACGGTACTTATCAGAGAGATTCAATAGGAAAAGCAGTTTCTCACGGTTGTGTTCGTTTGTATAATGAGGATGTGCTAAAACTATATGAAATAGTGAAAGTAGGAACACCTGTAATTGTAGTTCCCTAA
- a CDS encoding 2TM domain-containing protein — MTVFESNNPRSYSQEQVQQILQLAIARQTDDRDQEFSYQQIIEIAAELQISPEAVKQAECDWIAQQSEVQQRKAFDLYRQGKFKKRLGNYAIVNSFFILVDLVGGAGISWSLYILLFSGLTIVLDIWNTFQSQGEDYEAAFQKWNRKHQIKQTINTVLNKWFNAFKTY, encoded by the coding sequence ATGACGGTATTTGAATCTAACAACCCCCGTTCCTACAGTCAAGAACAGGTGCAGCAAATTCTACAATTGGCGATCGCTCGTCAAACTGATGATCGTGATCAAGAATTTTCATATCAGCAAATTATCGAAATTGCTGCCGAGTTACAAATTTCACCAGAAGCAGTTAAACAAGCAGAATGTGATTGGATAGCCCAACAAAGCGAAGTACAACAACGCAAAGCTTTTGATCTTTACCGCCAAGGTAAATTCAAAAAACGTCTGGGTAATTATGCAATTGTTAATAGTTTTTTCATACTTGTAGATTTGGTCGGTGGTGCTGGTATTTCTTGGTCACTATACATTTTACTATTCTCTGGACTCACAATTGTACTTGATATTTGGAATACCTTTCAAAGCCAAGGTGAAGACTATGAAGCTGCTTTCCAAAAATGGAATCGTAAGCATCAAATTAAACAAACTATCAATACAGTTCTAAATAAGTGGTTTAACGCATTTAAAACATATTAA